A portion of the Sulfuricurvum kujiense DSM 16994 genome contains these proteins:
- the dnaA gene encoding chromosomal replication initiator protein DnaA — protein MDKKNVSIGELIIEELEKRVNPIDFKRYIKQLKYNEALSKPHSVVFDTPNALIANWIQSKHAELIATLFEIKTNIKPAISFRISDDEVLLTSFMESSNASKTATIGSPLNPLYTFDNFIVGGSNEFAYRAAIMASKKPGIVYNPLFIHGGVGLGKTHLMHAVGNVLKDYGKEVIYTSVENFLNDFSRYLRIGEMEQFKNKYRKCDLLLIDDVQFLSGKVKVQEEFFHTFEALKNENRQIIITSDQHPKKIKGIEKRLISRFEWGLVADIQSPELETKLEIIKKKCEINRVSFSNDIIQYIATIIENNTREIEGIITKLNAYSQLMGIEVDLEFARSVMKNQIEEKKTEITIDSILELVAKELNVKQSEMRSNNRTVPVVHARRIAIYLSRTLTPNSMPQLASYFGLKDHTAVSHTMKKIKDMMENDDDFKLKIDEMINKISNI, from the coding sequence ATGGATAAAAAAAATGTTAGCATCGGCGAATTAATTATTGAAGAGCTTGAAAAACGGGTAAATCCAATTGATTTTAAACGCTACATCAAGCAACTTAAATACAATGAAGCATTATCTAAACCGCATAGTGTCGTCTTTGACACACCAAATGCACTGATTGCCAACTGGATACAATCAAAACATGCAGAGTTAATTGCAACACTCTTCGAAATAAAGACAAATATTAAACCAGCGATATCGTTTCGCATAAGTGATGATGAAGTCTTATTGACATCATTTATGGAAAGCTCAAATGCTTCAAAGACAGCCACCATCGGATCACCTCTCAACCCTTTATATACCTTCGATAACTTTATCGTTGGAGGTTCAAATGAATTTGCTTATCGTGCAGCAATTATGGCTAGCAAAAAGCCTGGAATCGTATATAACCCGTTATTTATTCACGGTGGTGTAGGTTTAGGTAAAACGCATTTGATGCATGCAGTTGGGAATGTATTGAAAGACTATGGCAAAGAAGTCATCTATACATCCGTTGAAAATTTTCTCAATGATTTTTCACGCTATTTACGAATTGGCGAAATGGAACAATTCAAAAATAAATACCGGAAGTGCGATTTACTCCTTATTGACGATGTTCAATTTCTCAGTGGAAAAGTGAAAGTTCAAGAGGAATTCTTCCACACCTTCGAAGCACTAAAAAATGAAAACAGACAAATTATTATTACTTCAGATCAACATCCTAAAAAAATAAAGGGCATTGAAAAGCGTCTTATTAGCAGGTTTGAGTGGGGTCTTGTAGCGGATATTCAGTCGCCTGAATTGGAGACAAAACTGGAAATTATCAAAAAAAAGTGTGAAATCAATCGTGTTAGTTTTAGTAACGACATTATCCAATACATTGCTACGATTATTGAAAACAATACACGAGAAATTGAGGGAATCATTACCAAGCTCAATGCCTATTCACAGCTCATGGGAATTGAAGTGGATCTTGAATTCGCACGCAGTGTAATGAAAAATCAGATTGAAGAGAAAAAAACTGAAATCACGATCGATTCTATTTTAGAACTGGTAGCAAAAGAGCTGAACGTAAAGCAAAGTGAAATGCGTTCTAATAATCGTACTGTGCCAGTAGTCCATGCTCGCCGTATAGCCATTTATCTATCTCGAACATTAACTCCAAATTCTATGCCTCAATTAGCGAGTTATTTTGGGCTAAAAGATCATACTGCTGTCAGCCATACCATGAAAAAAATTAAAGATATGATGGAAAATGATGATGATTTTAAACTAAAGATCGATGAAATGATCAATAAAATTTCAAATATTTAA
- a CDS encoding cell division protein FtsZ produces MYPFDLNETNLQNKLKIVAIGVGSSGENIIEYIQRQKVQGIKLIIVNSWYQESSEELSQALSDADIVFITFGLGGNTTSLSSQIIAKIAKESSALTIAVVTKPFRFEGQKRRQIADSCLMELKNICDSVVVIPCDKLLESIDPTTKIQDSFKFVDSIVSNVIFSISGVIFSSGDNDINLDINDLRTIMSKKGSAIVGIGENQGNNAAYEAITSAIDLMSTDDLSIKNATGVLVHFTLHPEFDFIKLSTAIDIIHSNVGESADVIFGTTTDKNIPIDFIQITIIATGFEKVLMVPVNNVF; encoded by the coding sequence ATGTATCCATTTGATCTTAATGAAACCAACTTGCAAAATAAACTCAAAATCGTTGCGATTGGGGTTGGAAGTAGTGGTGAAAACATTATCGAATACATCCAAAGACAAAAAGTTCAAGGAATAAAACTAATAATCGTCAATTCGTGGTATCAGGAGAGTAGTGAAGAGCTTTCTCAAGCATTATCTGATGCAGACATAGTTTTTATCACATTTGGCCTGGGTGGAAATACAACTAGCCTTTCTTCTCAAATCATCGCGAAAATCGCGAAAGAATCAAGTGCATTAACGATAGCTGTAGTGACCAAACCTTTTCGATTTGAAGGACAAAAACGACGTCAAATTGCCGATTCATGTCTAATGGAACTGAAAAATATATGTGATTCAGTTGTGGTAATACCCTGTGACAAACTACTCGAAAGCATAGATCCAACTACTAAAATACAAGATAGTTTTAAATTCGTTGATAGCATCGTTTCCAACGTGATATTTAGTATAAGTGGGGTGATTTTTTCAAGCGGAGACAATGATATTAATCTGGATATTAACGATCTTCGAACTATCATGAGTAAAAAAGGGAGTGCGATTGTAGGCATAGGAGAAAATCAGGGTAACAATGCAGCATATGAAGCCATCACATCAGCGATTGATTTGATGAGCACTGATGATCTCTCCATTAAAAATGCAACTGGAGTTCTGGTTCATTTTACGTTGCATCCAGAATTCGACTTTATAAAACTTAGTACTGCAATTGATATTATTCATAGCAATGTCGGTGAATCGGCTGATGTTATCTTTGGAACTACTACCGATAAAAATATCCCTATCGATTTTATACAAATCACTATCATTGCTACTGGCTTCGAGAAAGTACTCATGGTACCAGTGAACAATGTATTCTGA
- a CDS encoding RluA family pseudouridine synthase: MTQEDSTFTTDEAVRLDVFLTQQLGQTRNQITQLIEQNCVSVDGKETAKSGLKLKPSQTVIIRFPEQKSTPAQEIDFDVDILFEDDDILVINKPSSLTVHPAPSVKEPTLVDWLKHKGIALSTLSGEERHGIVHRLDRGTSGAMVIAKNNEAHEALSLQLQDKTMGRYYLAIITPAMKETITVIDRPIGRSANNRLKMAISESGKNAKTAFAKLLPSHDETEELIACKLYTGRTHQIRVHLESISRHIIGDHLYGTSAKSDKMERILLHAYNLYFTHPTTLKRVNFTAPLGDVMEDYLTKHFDSKELHELIDPLRIERLFSTESL, encoded by the coding sequence TTGACACAAGAAGACTCAACGTTTACGACCGACGAAGCTGTTCGTCTGGACGTTTTTTTAACACAGCAGCTGGGACAGACACGCAACCAGATCACTCAGCTCATCGAACAAAACTGCGTTAGCGTGGACGGTAAAGAAACCGCCAAATCAGGATTGAAACTCAAACCTTCCCAAACGGTAATCATCCGCTTCCCCGAACAAAAATCGACTCCGGCGCAGGAGATCGATTTCGACGTCGATATCTTGTTCGAGGATGATGATATCCTCGTTATCAACAAACCCAGCTCCCTCACCGTCCATCCCGCACCGAGTGTGAAAGAACCGACCCTCGTCGACTGGCTCAAACACAAAGGGATTGCCCTCTCGACGCTGAGCGGCGAAGAGCGCCACGGCATCGTCCACCGACTCGACCGCGGTACGAGCGGAGCGATGGTCATCGCCAAAAACAACGAAGCCCACGAAGCCCTCTCGCTTCAGCTGCAGGACAAAACGATGGGGAGATACTATCTTGCGATCATTACCCCCGCGATGAAAGAGACCATCACCGTTATCGACCGCCCTATCGGACGAAGCGCCAACAACCGCCTCAAAATGGCCATCAGCGAGAGCGGGAAAAATGCCAAAACGGCATTTGCCAAACTTCTCCCAAGCCATGATGAGACCGAGGAACTGATCGCCTGCAAACTCTACACCGGACGGACCCATCAGATACGGGTTCATTTGGAGTCAATAAGCCGCCATATCATCGGTGATCACCTCTACGGAACTTCGGCAAAAAGCGATAAAATGGAACGTATATTGCTTCATGCCTATAACCTCTATTTTACCCATCCGACGACCTTAAAGAGGGTGAATTTCACCGCTCCTCTGGGAGACGTGATGGAAGATTATTTAACTAAACATTTTGATTCAAAGGAACTGCATGAACTCATCGATCCGCTACGCATTGAGCGCCTCTTTAGCACTGAGTCTCTTTAG
- a CDS encoding fibronectin type III domain-containing protein, with protein MNSSIRYALSASLALSLFSGCAPQPVTPQKTVTIDSSLPTPSLNGFIADITSIAFEWKLIEDPRISGYYVYRNTPGAEDQKLQRIATIDSRFATHFVDSDLKPGCEYQYRFSAITKEGTESIASETMLVATQPMIAPVSFFQAVGNMPRSAKLLWRPHPNGKINGYIVERRDATEQKWNAIATVSGRLNAEYIDHDLKDGQVYLYHVKATTFDKLTTEPSEESKIITKPLPPEIHNITSTNDLPRAITLTWEPSMISDLSHYNIYRSSTPNGKFEYYVKLETTTFTDKITEDGKFYFYKITAVDKDGLESLQPSVATQGSTLSKPQTPIAYEGKINNKVVELQWKNTDPRSVSYTVIKTTKTSWVTRETIDINNITETSFRDTDIKPDTGYLYEIVSVDKNGIRSLPTQAVELSYEAK; from the coding sequence ATGAACTCATCGATCCGCTACGCATTGAGCGCCTCTTTAGCACTGAGTCTCTTTAGCGGCTGTGCTCCTCAGCCTGTCACACCACAAAAAACCGTTACGATCGACTCATCCCTTCCTACCCCCTCATTAAACGGTTTTATTGCCGATATCACGTCGATCGCGTTTGAGTGGAAACTGATCGAAGATCCGCGCATCAGCGGCTATTACGTTTATCGCAACACTCCGGGTGCCGAAGATCAGAAGTTACAGCGCATCGCTACGATCGACAGCCGTTTCGCAACCCATTTCGTCGACAGCGACCTCAAACCCGGATGCGAGTACCAATACCGATTTTCCGCCATCACCAAAGAGGGGACAGAATCGATAGCGAGTGAAACCATGCTCGTCGCAACCCAGCCGATGATCGCTCCGGTCAGCTTTTTTCAAGCGGTCGGTAACATGCCGCGCAGTGCCAAACTTCTCTGGCGCCCGCATCCGAACGGCAAAATCAACGGCTATATCGTCGAACGAAGAGATGCAACCGAACAAAAATGGAACGCTATCGCTACCGTTTCAGGACGGCTGAATGCGGAATACATCGACCATGACCTAAAAGACGGGCAGGTATATCTGTATCACGTCAAAGCGACGACGTTCGACAAACTCACGACCGAGCCGAGCGAAGAGAGCAAAATCATCACCAAACCGCTCCCTCCGGAAATTCACAACATCACCTCGACCAACGATCTTCCGCGCGCCATTACGCTAACGTGGGAACCGAGTATGATCAGCGATTTGAGCCATTACAACATTTACCGTTCATCAACGCCGAACGGAAAATTTGAGTACTACGTCAAACTCGAAACTACTACCTTTACCGACAAAATCACCGAAGACGGGAAATTCTACTTTTATAAAATCACCGCAGTCGACAAAGACGGTTTAGAGAGCCTCCAGCCCTCCGTTGCCACACAGGGTTCAACCCTCTCAAAACCTCAGACGCCGATCGCCTATGAGGGGAAAATAAACAATAAAGTAGTCGAGCTGCAATGGAAAAATACCGATCCGCGGAGTGTCAGCTATACCGTCATCAAAACAACAAAAACGAGCTGGGTCACCCGAGAGACTATCGATATCAACAACATCACCGAAACCAGCTTCCGCGATACCGATATCAAACCCGATACCGGCTATCTGTATGAGATTGTAAGCGTCGACAAGAACGGTATCCGTTCGCTTCCGACGCAAGCCGTCGAACTCAGCTATGAGGCCAAATAA
- a CDS encoding GNAT family N-acetyltransferase, producing MDIQIQPLHISTLNSVIALRDAVFPDLGKYEYETLQACLNPVKHQVHKKLGIVELAYWTAIDPNTDSLSGLIGLYTENDVEDTVWLGWYCVDPQYRGQKIGSKLLAFAINEARKQNKKYLSLYTTADEEYTTARIQYEKIGFAHYKSVKKNLFYRLALQN from the coding sequence ATGGACATCCAAATACAACCCCTGCATATATCGACATTAAACAGTGTAATCGCTTTGCGTGATGCCGTTTTTCCTGACCTTGGTAAATATGAATATGAGACACTTCAAGCCTGTTTAAATCCAGTAAAACACCAAGTACATAAAAAGCTTGGAATCGTAGAATTGGCATATTGGACTGCTATTGATCCGAATACAGATAGTCTCTCAGGTTTAATCGGATTGTATACGGAAAACGATGTTGAGGATACTGTTTGGCTGGGATGGTATTGTGTCGATCCTCAATATCGCGGACAAAAAATAGGCTCAAAACTTTTGGCTTTTGCAATCAATGAAGCAAGAAAGCAAAATAAAAAGTATTTGAGCCTTTATACCACTGCCGATGAAGAATACACAACTGCACGCATACAATACGAAAAAATCGGCTTCGCACATTACAAAAGCGTGAAAAAAAATCTTTTTTATAGATTGGCTTTGCAGAACTAA
- a CDS encoding helix-turn-helix transcriptional regulator gives MPLHFEKTGSKYDRLSYIYDRLSRSPDGVTIKDLAEELKVSTKTVQRDLHEALSGSGVYCDGRRWKLSRNSAEDGLANEERIVLGVLDSLAKQAGSAFYNKAHQLLEQVTCQLDHPLFANLDTETLSEDHIKTFSLLENAIKARHEITAMYTAVNKRKRTVKLKPLRLAFFDGYWYLLAFDAEDKDTFKKFHLKSLAAIVETEESFIYPKDVASAIEKAYSVWFSLNDSFEVRLWVDKTIAPYFERKPYHGQSIEGRDPDGSIEVVLKITDEMEILPIVQWYLPHVRILEPEWINEMLMEKIATYTKGL, from the coding sequence ATGCCTCTTCATTTCGAAAAGACGGGTTCAAAATACGACCGTCTCTCTTATATCTACGACCGCCTCTCTCGCTCACCTGATGGAGTAACCATCAAAGACCTAGCCGAAGAACTCAAAGTCAGTACGAAAACTGTACAGCGTGACCTGCATGAAGCACTGTCAGGAAGTGGGGTTTATTGCGACGGACGGCGTTGGAAACTTAGCAGAAACAGTGCAGAAGACGGCTTAGCCAACGAAGAACGTATCGTTCTTGGTGTTCTTGATTCTTTAGCCAAACAAGCTGGTTCTGCTTTTTACAACAAAGCCCATCAGCTTTTGGAACAGGTAACCTGCCAGCTCGATCATCCCCTCTTTGCCAATCTCGATACTGAAACTCTCTCAGAAGATCATATTAAGACTTTTTCACTTCTCGAAAACGCTATTAAAGCTCGTCATGAAATCACCGCGATGTATACAGCAGTCAACAAACGCAAGCGTACTGTCAAACTAAAACCCCTTCGTCTCGCTTTTTTTGATGGCTATTGGTATTTGTTGGCATTTGATGCCGAAGACAAGGATACGTTTAAAAAATTCCATCTAAAATCACTCGCTGCTATCGTTGAAACCGAAGAATCGTTTATCTATCCCAAAGATGTTGCTTCAGCTATCGAAAAAGCATACTCGGTATGGTTTTCGCTCAATGACTCATTTGAAGTACGCTTATGGGTTGATAAAACCATCGCCCCCTACTTCGAACGTAAACCCTACCACGGGCAAAGCATCGAGGGTCGAGATCCGGATGGCTCCATCGAAGTCGTTTTGAAAATAACCGATGAAATGGAAATCCTCCCTATCGTTCAATGGTATCTACCGCATGTTCGTATTTTGGAACCGGAGTGGATCAATGAGATGCTCATGGAGAAAATTGCAACCTATACAAAAGGGCTTTAA
- a CDS encoding cyclic-phosphate processing receiver domain-containing protein — protein MEWKLYLDDIRTPKDPTFVISRTVKDAQNLILTCGVPMFISFDHDLGMDNTLKVHPSGYDFAKWLVEMDMDGIISIPKNFTFIVHSANPVGAENIRIYLHTYMEFKYNEVKAQ, from the coding sequence ATGGAGTGGAAACTGTATCTTGACGACATACGAACACCCAAAGATCCAACCTTCGTCATTTCAAGAACAGTTAAAGATGCTCAAAATTTGATTCTTACCTGCGGGGTACCTATGTTTATCTCATTCGATCATGATTTAGGAATGGATAATACGTTGAAAGTGCATCCATCAGGTTATGATTTTGCAAAATGGTTGGTGGAGATGGATATGGATGGGATCATCAGTATTCCGAAAAATTTCACGTTCATCGTTCATTCTGCCAACCCTGTTGGTGCAGAAAATATACGAATCTATTTACATACTTATATGGAGTTCAAATATAATGAAGTGAAAGCACAATAG
- a CDS encoding recombinase family protein — translation MRVSTDGDRQSTDLQRDALISAGVDERNIFEDKASGAKDDRVGLAKALEYVKEGDTLVVWKLDRLGRSLPHLIEIISQLKSKGVGFRSLTEGMDTSSASGELLFHVFGALAQFERSLIQERVNAGLAAARKRGRIGGRPRAIPQEKMDAILEALNNGMSKAAVCRTFEVKRSTLIDTLKRY, via the coding sequence ATGCGAGTATCAACCGATGGTGATCGACAAAGTACTGATTTACAACGAGATGCACTCATTAGTGCTGGAGTGGATGAGCGAAATATTTTTGAAGACAAAGCATCGGGAGCCAAAGATGATCGTGTCGGTTTGGCAAAAGCACTGGAGTATGTCAAAGAAGGTGATACACTTGTTGTTTGGAAATTGGATCGATTAGGAAGGTCCCTACCCCACTTGATCGAAATCATCTCACAACTCAAATCTAAAGGTGTCGGATTCAGATCTTTGACCGAGGGGATGGATACCTCCAGTGCGTCAGGAGAACTATTGTTTCATGTATTTGGAGCACTGGCACAGTTTGAACGTTCACTTATACAAGAACGGGTCAATGCCGGATTGGCAGCAGCACGTAAAAGAGGACGTATCGGCGGGCGACCGCGAGCAATTCCTCAAGAGAAGATGGATGCTATTTTGGAAGCCTTGAATAATGGAATGTCAAAAGCGGCCGTTTGCCGAACGTTTGAAGTGAAGCGATCGACGTTGATTGATACTTTGAAAAGATATTAA
- a CDS encoding FtsW/RodA/SpoVE family cell cycle protein translates to MLNIDRRILAHFDFITVILLIPLIFTSGWLIYEIHPTLGQKQMFYVFVGVGVFITLFLLPIRRMLWMIPIAYWTSILLLIAVEFVGHSRLGAKRWIEIPFIHFTLQPSELLKPAFVLMLAYLISRNPPPRDGYRLKDFIKLSFFILMPFFLIAKEPDLGTATVLMMLGYGILFIVGVHWKVWIGLIVSFIISLPLIYSQLHDYQRQRLTDFVSEKPSYHVEQSIIAVGSGGFFGKDKEDATQTQMKFLPIASSDFIFAYVVERFGFFGAFLLILLYSALIVHLLIIAFWTEDYYIKVVAGGLSLLFFIYMSVNIAMTIGFAPVVGVPLPMFSYGGSSFINFMVILAILENLLAYRFRYLYGDTGKKSFV, encoded by the coding sequence GTGCTTAATATTGATAGACGAATTTTAGCACACTTTGATTTTATCACGGTTATCTTATTGATTCCGCTCATATTCACTTCAGGTTGGCTCATCTACGAGATACATCCGACTCTCGGGCAAAAGCAGATGTTTTATGTTTTTGTCGGGGTCGGGGTGTTTATTACCCTTTTTCTCCTCCCTATCCGACGGATGCTCTGGATGATCCCGATTGCGTATTGGACGAGTATATTGCTCTTAATCGCGGTAGAGTTCGTGGGGCATAGCCGACTGGGGGCGAAGCGGTGGATCGAGATACCGTTTATCCATTTTACCCTCCAGCCCTCGGAGCTGCTTAAACCTGCGTTTGTACTGATGCTGGCGTACCTGATCAGCCGAAATCCCCCTCCGCGCGACGGGTATCGGCTCAAAGATTTTATAAAACTCTCGTTTTTCATTCTGATGCCGTTTTTCCTGATCGCCAAAGAGCCCGATTTGGGGACGGCGACGGTACTTATGATGCTGGGATACGGAATCTTGTTCATCGTCGGGGTACATTGGAAAGTGTGGATCGGTCTGATCGTGTCGTTTATCATCTCTTTGCCGCTGATCTATTCGCAGCTGCATGATTACCAGCGGCAGCGTCTGACCGACTTTGTCAGTGAAAAACCGAGCTATCACGTCGAGCAGTCGATTATCGCCGTAGGTTCGGGTGGCTTTTTCGGAAAAGATAAAGAGGACGCCACCCAGACGCAAATGAAGTTTTTGCCGATCGCATCGAGCGACTTTATTTTCGCCTATGTGGTGGAGCGGTTCGGATTTTTCGGGGCGTTTTTACTGATACTTCTGTATTCGGCACTGATCGTCCATCTGCTTATCATCGCCTTTTGGACGGAGGATTATTATATAAAGGTCGTCGCAGGGGGATTATCGCTGCTCTTTTTCATCTACATGTCGGTCAATATCGCCATGACGATCGGATTTGCCCCCGTCGTAGGGGTACCTCTGCCGATGTTCAGCTATGGGGGGAGCAGTTTTATCAATTTTATGGTCATTCTGGCGATTTTGGAAAATCTCCTCGCCTATCGTTTCCGATATCTTTACGGGGATACGGGTAAAAAAAGCTTCGTCTAA
- a CDS encoding AAA family ATPase: protein MNTKQTTLDLSINETYYVESHSKELIAYWSLMCIVKLGGMRNFMDDNRIHYDNVADFLGFGEYINSDEPKKRQVVLGSLEKLLRKLEKSPKPSSPILEVNIAKLSSLVGLDGIEQDVLRFVVYLNYYRIFDEATRTIGDLTAEQLQIVLSVLLGRSIEEIKKALSPRGRLAQAGLLSIDRNSSHSMRQKIDVAYNGFIEKMMTCDDDDVESMIKDSVRRCEMNDLTLNDYTHIAEQLNILVPYMREAIEAKHKGVNILLYGRPGTGKTELVKTIAKELDIELFEVSYADEDDDPIDGDRRLRAYRTAQTLLQKKKIILMFDEIEDVMQDEEIGLFGPRKKQNKKGWFNRILENNVVPSVWITNNAGAIDDATIRRFDMVIEIPVPPKAKRREIIQNNSGDFLSDTVIEKIAKNENVSPAIITRAAKVVQAIQDHMQEPSKAFEMIVENTLKAQGFRGLEKEGIIELPSSYDPSFVNTEHDLKALVAGIAKHQSARICLYGAPGTGKSAFGQWIARELDRPFLLKKGSDLMSMWVGGTEKNIARAFKEAMEENAVLIFDEVDSFLQDRRSAKASWEVTQVNEMLVQMENYNGIFIATTNLMDGLDQASLRRFDLKLEFGYLKPQQSLELFTKETILMGIDTISRSVENDIKSLSRLTPGDFAAIRRQSRFSPIITANDLLDRLIDEVKIKQHDDLKKMGFLR from the coding sequence ATGAACACTAAACAAACCACACTAGATTTGTCTATCAATGAGACTTACTATGTAGAATCACACAGTAAAGAGCTTATCGCTTATTGGTCGTTAATGTGTATTGTAAAACTCGGAGGTATGCGAAATTTTATGGATGATAATCGGATCCATTATGATAATGTCGCTGATTTTTTAGGATTTGGTGAATACATTAACAGTGATGAACCAAAGAAGAGACAAGTAGTTTTAGGAAGTCTAGAAAAGCTATTGCGTAAACTGGAAAAAAGTCCTAAGCCTTCTTCACCTATTTTAGAGGTAAATATTGCGAAACTATCTTCATTGGTCGGGTTGGATGGGATAGAACAAGACGTTCTCCGTTTTGTGGTGTATCTAAACTACTATAGGATATTTGATGAAGCGACTCGAACGATAGGGGATTTAACCGCCGAACAGTTGCAGATTGTATTAAGTGTATTATTAGGACGCAGTATAGAAGAAATTAAAAAGGCTTTATCACCAAGGGGGCGTTTAGCTCAGGCGGGACTTTTGAGTATCGATCGCAATAGTAGCCATTCGATGCGCCAGAAAATAGATGTAGCATACAACGGATTTATAGAAAAAATGATGACTTGCGATGATGACGATGTCGAATCAATGATCAAAGACTCCGTTCGACGCTGCGAGATGAATGATCTTACATTGAATGATTACACACATATCGCCGAGCAGCTAAATATATTAGTTCCCTATATGCGTGAAGCGATTGAAGCAAAACACAAAGGGGTCAATATCCTCTTGTATGGTCGACCCGGTACAGGCAAAACTGAACTGGTCAAAACCATAGCCAAAGAACTCGACATTGAGCTTTTTGAAGTGAGTTATGCTGATGAGGATGATGATCCTATCGATGGAGATCGACGACTACGAGCCTACCGAACGGCTCAAACATTATTGCAAAAGAAAAAGATCATTTTAATGTTCGATGAGATCGAAGATGTAATGCAAGATGAAGAAATCGGACTTTTTGGTCCACGAAAAAAACAAAATAAAAAGGGGTGGTTCAATCGCATTTTAGAAAACAATGTGGTTCCCTCTGTGTGGATTACCAACAATGCAGGAGCTATCGATGATGCAACCATTCGACGCTTTGATATGGTCATTGAAATCCCGGTACCTCCGAAGGCTAAACGACGTGAAATTATCCAAAACAACTCAGGAGATTTTTTAAGCGATACCGTTATCGAAAAGATAGCCAAAAATGAAAATGTTTCACCGGCAATTATTACACGTGCCGCCAAAGTGGTTCAAGCGATTCAAGATCATATGCAAGAACCATCAAAAGCATTTGAAATGATTGTTGAGAATACATTGAAAGCACAAGGGTTTAGAGGTCTTGAAAAAGAGGGGATAATTGAGCTTCCCTCAAGCTATGATCCATCATTCGTCAATACGGAGCATGATCTGAAAGCTCTGGTTGCAGGTATTGCTAAACATCAAAGTGCCCGTATCTGTTTATACGGTGCTCCAGGAACAGGAAAAAGTGCATTTGGGCAGTGGATAGCACGTGAACTCGATCGACCATTTTTACTCAAAAAAGGATCGGATCTGATGTCGATGTGGGTTGGTGGAACTGAGAAAAATATCGCTCGTGCTTTTAAAGAAGCAATGGAAGAAAATGCTGTTTTGATCTTCGATGAAGTGGACAGTTTTTTGCAAGATCGTAGATCCGCTAAGGCATCATGGGAAGTGACGCAGGTGAATGAAATGCTGGTTCAGATGGAAAACTATAACGGTATTTTTATAGCAACTACCAATCTAATGGATGGACTGGATCAAGCATCTTTACGACGGTTTGATCTCAAGCTTGAATTTGGGTATCTCAAGCCCCAACAATCATTGGAGCTCTTTACGAAAGAGACCATATTGATGGGGATTGACACCATTTCAAGATCTGTTGAAAATGATATTAAAAGTTTGAGCAGACTCACTCCGGGAGATTTTGCGGCAATTCGAAGACAGAGTCGGTTTTCCCCGATAATAACTGCAAATGATTTGTTGGATCGATTGATAGATGAAGTCAAAATCAAACAGCATGATGATTTGAAAAAAATGGGATTTTTACGATGA